From the Sneathiella sp. P13V-1 genome, one window contains:
- a CDS encoding protein-glutamate methylesterase/protein-glutamine glutaminase produces the protein MSNPYRVMLVDDSAVIRGFLARWLKEESDIEVVASVSNGAIAVRDFAKVKPDVVILDIEMPEMDGMTALPKLIQQDPDVKVIMASTLTVRNADISMKALAMGAADYIPKPESTRVAGDKEAFQRDLVEKVRALGARRRAKSGAAAPDRNTEVKPNTADRAKPSASGLYKNGEIILRKSTLSLMPEALAIGSSTGGPQALFKLFEKLKGTITKPIFITQHMPATFTSILAEHIAKIAGVTCKEAEDGEIVRDKQIYLAPGDWHMTVVKEGENVRIKLNQDPPENFCRPAVDPMLRSLNSAYGGRVVTVILTGMGHDGKQGSEVMAQSGAPVIAQDEASSVVWGMPGAVATSGLSTSVLPLEEIPTAISKAMTGRPV, from the coding sequence ATGTCTAATCCTTACAGGGTAATGCTTGTTGATGATTCCGCTGTGATCAGAGGTTTTTTGGCGAGATGGCTAAAGGAAGAAAGTGATATCGAAGTTGTCGCTTCGGTCAGTAATGGAGCAATCGCAGTAAGGGATTTCGCAAAAGTAAAACCGGATGTTGTGATTTTGGATATTGAAATGCCTGAGATGGATGGCATGACAGCTTTGCCTAAGCTGATCCAACAGGATCCAGATGTGAAAGTAATTATGGCTTCTACACTAACAGTTAGAAATGCGGATATCAGTATGAAAGCGCTTGCCATGGGCGCAGCGGACTATATCCCAAAACCAGAGAGTACTCGTGTTGCGGGTGATAAGGAAGCCTTTCAAAGAGATTTGGTTGAAAAGGTTCGTGCGCTTGGTGCACGTCGACGGGCCAAGAGCGGTGCGGCGGCTCCCGATAGAAATACGGAAGTTAAGCCCAATACAGCAGATCGCGCTAAACCTTCAGCTAGCGGCTTGTACAAAAACGGAGAAATTATCCTGCGTAAAAGCACACTCTCTCTGATGCCGGAGGCTCTTGCAATTGGATCGTCAACAGGCGGACCGCAAGCCCTTTTCAAACTGTTCGAAAAGCTTAAGGGCACGATAACCAAACCAATTTTTATTACTCAACATATGCCGGCGACTTTTACGTCCATTCTTGCTGAACATATTGCAAAGATAGCAGGTGTTACTTGTAAGGAAGCGGAAGATGGGGAGATTGTTCGGGACAAACAGATTTACCTAGCCCCGGGAGATTGGCACATGACAGTTGTCAAAGAGGGGGAGAATGTAAGAATTAAACTAAATCAGGATCCGCCGGAGAATTTCTGTCGTCCTGCTGTGGATCCGATGTTAAGGAGCCTCAACTCTGCATATGGTGGGCGAGTTGTTACCGTCATTTTGACGGGAATGGGCCATGATGGAAAACAAGGTAGTGAGGTGATGGCTCAATCCGGCGCACCTGTCATTGCTCAGGATGAAGCAAGCAGTGTCGTGTGGGGGATGCCTGGAGCTGTCGCAACATCCGGACTTTCGACGTCTGTTTTGCCGCTCGAAGAAATTCCGACTGCCATTAGTAAAGCGATGACGGGGAGGCCCGTATGA
- a CDS encoding chemotaxis protein CheW produces the protein MSELQEYVTVTIGGQMFGIPVLQVHDVLGTIKLTNIPLAPPEVAGALNLRGRIVTCIDVRKRLGLSAADGGKEQMSVVVEHHGEPYSLLIDAVGEVLSLKTENMESNPATLDSRWREVSSGIYRTENKLLVILQIDRLLDFAGGAAQAA, from the coding sequence ATGAGTGAGTTGCAAGAATACGTCACAGTCACAATTGGCGGGCAAATGTTTGGTATCCCGGTACTTCAAGTGCATGATGTTTTGGGAACAATCAAACTGACAAATATCCCGCTGGCCCCACCAGAAGTGGCTGGAGCACTCAATTTGCGTGGCCGTATCGTGACTTGTATTGATGTGCGCAAACGCTTGGGTTTGAGTGCCGCTGATGGGGGCAAGGAACAAATGAGCGTTGTCGTGGAACATCATGGAGAACCATACAGCCTTCTGATTGACGCTGTTGGAGAGGTGTTGAGCCTTAAAACAGAAAATATGGAATCCAATCCCGCTACTTTGGATAGCCGTTGGCGAGAGGTGTCATCTGGTATCTATCGTACTGAAAACAAATTGCTGGTGATTTTGCAGATCGACCGACTGCTTGATTTTGCCGGTGGAGCAGCGCAAGCAGCATAA
- a CDS encoding CheR family methyltransferase, which translates to MNTQDFQMLSSLVKERSGLILTEDKIYLLESRLVPLARRRGLNTLEDLVGELRRTNDEKLKEDITEAMTTNETFFFRDNKPFDIFKENILPHLLQARTGKKTLRIWNAACSTGQEPYSLAMLLKEEAAKLSGWRVEILATDISNEVLEKAKAGLYSQFEVQRGLPIQLLIKYFQQMGEMWQIDSSIRAMVKFEKLNLLDNLARVGHFDVVFCRNVLIYFDNETKSKVLNQMQNILANDGALFLGGAETVLGICDGLRPVSGLKGVYTPAENGVLAAS; encoded by the coding sequence ATGAACACTCAGGACTTCCAGATGTTAAGTTCACTGGTCAAGGAGAGATCAGGCTTAATTTTGACAGAGGATAAAATCTATCTGCTAGAAAGTCGTCTTGTACCTTTAGCACGTCGTCGGGGTCTCAACACGCTTGAAGATTTGGTGGGCGAGCTGAGACGTACAAATGATGAAAAGCTAAAGGAAGATATTACGGAAGCGATGACGACTAACGAGACGTTTTTCTTCCGTGATAACAAGCCTTTTGATATTTTTAAAGAAAACATTCTGCCTCACCTGTTGCAAGCACGTACAGGCAAGAAAACCCTTCGAATCTGGAATGCTGCCTGTTCAACAGGACAGGAACCATATTCGCTTGCCATGCTTCTAAAAGAAGAAGCTGCCAAACTGTCTGGCTGGCGTGTAGAAATATTGGCAACCGATATCTCCAATGAAGTGTTGGAGAAGGCAAAGGCAGGTTTGTATTCCCAGTTCGAAGTGCAGCGTGGTCTGCCAATACAGCTGTTGATCAAGTATTTCCAGCAAATGGGTGAAATGTGGCAAATAGATAGCTCGATTCGCGCAATGGTTAAGTTTGAGAAGTTAAACTTGCTGGACAATTTGGCTCGTGTAGGTCATTTCGACGTTGTCTTCTGCCGTAATGTGCTGATTTATTTTGATAACGAGACTAAGTCCAAGGTATTGAACCAGATGCAAAATATTCTTGCAAATGATGGAGCCTTGTTCCTGGGCGGTGCTGAAACAGTACTTGGAATTTGTGACGGATTGCGACCTGTGTCTGGGTTGAAGGGGGTTTATACTCCCGCAGAAAATGGAGTGTTAGCTGCAAGCTGA
- a CDS encoding response regulator has product MASCLIVDDSKVVRMVARRILEDLNFDILEAEDGQGAMDVCLKGMPDVILLDWNMPVMNGLDFLKQLRLSEGGNEPVVVFCTTENDMAHIREAISAGANEYIMKPFDRAIIEAKFSQVGVL; this is encoded by the coding sequence ATGGCTTCATGTCTCATAGTTGATGATTCTAAAGTTGTCCGTATGGTTGCCAGGCGCATCCTTGAGGATCTGAACTTCGACATCTTGGAAGCAGAAGATGGCCAAGGTGCCATGGATGTGTGTTTAAAGGGAATGCCAGATGTAATTCTTCTGGATTGGAACATGCCTGTCATGAACGGCTTGGATTTCCTTAAACAGCTTCGGCTTTCGGAGGGCGGGAACGAACCGGTTGTTGTTTTCTGTACCACGGAAAATGATATGGCACATATTCGAGAAGCAATCTCTGCAGGTGCAAACGAATATATTATGAAACCTTTTGATCGGGCGATCATTGAAGCAAAATTCTCTCAGGTAGGAGTGCTCTAG
- the ctrA gene encoding response regulator transcription factor CtrA: protein MRVLLIEDDSSMARGIELMLNAEGFNVYSTDLGEEGVDLGKLYDYDIIILDLGLPDMSGYDVLKKLRTAKVSTPILILSGMSEPDDKVKGLGFGADDYLTKPFNKDELIARIHAIVRRSKGHAQSTITTGKLTVNLDSKSVEVNGQRLHLTGKEYGMLELLSLRKGTTLTKEMFLNHLYGGMDEPELKIIDVFVCKLRKKLASATNGDNYIETVWGRGYVLRDPEERAQAKAS, encoded by the coding sequence ATGCGGGTATTATTGATCGAAGACGACAGCTCTATGGCACGTGGCATTGAATTAATGCTGAATGCTGAAGGGTTTAATGTTTATTCCACTGACCTTGGTGAAGAAGGTGTGGATTTAGGTAAACTGTACGATTACGATATCATCATCCTGGATCTTGGTTTGCCAGACATGTCTGGCTACGACGTACTTAAAAAGCTACGGACGGCCAAGGTTTCTACTCCGATCCTGATCCTTTCAGGAATGTCGGAACCCGATGACAAAGTCAAAGGACTTGGTTTCGGTGCTGATGATTATTTGACAAAACCTTTTAATAAGGACGAATTGATTGCACGAATTCACGCAATTGTTCGCCGTTCCAAAGGTCATGCTCAGTCCACCATTACAACCGGCAAGCTGACAGTGAATCTGGATAGCAAATCTGTTGAGGTAAACGGACAGCGCCTGCACCTGACAGGTAAAGAATACGGTATGTTGGAACTATTGAGCCTGCGCAAGGGAACGACCCTAACAAAGGAAATGTTCCTCAACCATCTCTATGGCGGGATGGATGAGCCAGAATTGAAAATTATTGACGTATTTGTCTGTAAGCTGCGCAAGAAGCTGGCGTCTGCGACAAATGGAGACAATTACATCGAAACAGTCTGGGGCCGCGGCTATGTACTGCGTGATCCTGAAGAACGGGCCCAGGCAAAAGCAAGTTAG